One Cucurbita pepo subsp. pepo cultivar mu-cu-16 chromosome LG20, ASM280686v2, whole genome shotgun sequence genomic window carries:
- the LOC111782773 gene encoding uncharacterized protein LOC111782773 isoform X2 has protein sequence MALITHHPQGSYAEFSSRLLSWNGSLNLEQCVTFVRIVGRAEHRTPLRSYICLSVGTPRLCGPRPNLLRVSSFKSSARIDDATGGVANGSKIPNYSVKLKANNVPLCYASGANEDIAPSPAFQNLFKKWLELLRRQPVSQDVDGILEDLPSAEMSGTQQESKKKGSHEILQGVWFHFLRLNASVKIPLLIFVPMYLVVNVFYGAEVSRELTPLWVLGPLVTALYIRMFHWLCALYIFSFKQTAKLIRNSPTYYQTAHHHIIQGKLKEEFIACFLQSIIIIKNLDYKEGLPRKLIELREWVVEKYLDCLELAWPYYCKTTRFLKRANLI, from the exons ATGGCCTTAATTACCCATCATCCTCAG GGTTCTTATGCAGAATTTTCATCAAGATTGTTGTCCTGGAATGGCTCGTTGAATTTAGAACAGTGTGTAACATTTGTTCGCATTGTTGGGAGAGCTGAACACCGAACACCATTGAGGAGCTATATTTGTTTAAG TGTAGGGACTCCTCGATTATGTGGACCAAGGCCTAATCTATTGAGAGTTTCGTCTTTCAAAAGCAGTGCTCGTATAGATGATGCGACCGGTGGGGTAGCCAATGGATCTAAGATTCCCAACTACTCTGTAAAGCT TAAGGCAAACAATGTTCCACTTTGCTATGCCTCTGGGGCAAATGAGGATATTGCTCCATCCCCTGCTTTTCAAAACTTGTTCAAGAAATGGTTGGAATTGTTGCGCAGACAACCTGTAAGTCAAGATGTGGATGGGATTCTGGAGGATCTGCCCTCGGCAGAGATGTCGGGCACTCAGCAAGAGTCCAAGAAAAAGGGAAGCCACGAGATTCTTCAAGGGGTTTGGTTCCACTTTCTGAGACTTAATGCATCAGTGAAGATACCTCTGCTAATATT TGTTCCTATGTACCTGGTGGTCAATGTGTTTTATGGGGCTGAAGTTTCAAGAGAATTGacccctctttgggttttgggGCCCTTAGTGACTGCCCTCTACATTAGGATGTTTCACTGGTTGTGTGCACTCTACATCTTCAGCTTTAAGCAGACGGCTAAATTAATTAGGAACTCCCCCACTTACTACCAGACTGCTCATCACCATATCATACAAGGGAAACTTAAAGAAGAGTTCATAGCTTGTTTCTTGCAATCTATAATCATCATTAAGAATCTAGACTACAAAGAAGGATTACCAAGAAAGCTCATAGAGTTAAGAGAGTGGGTTGTTGAGAAGTACCTTGACTGTTTGGAATTAGCTTGGCCATACTACTGCAAAACAACCAGGTTTTTGAAGAGAGCTAATCTGATTTAG
- the LOC111782773 gene encoding uncharacterized protein LOC111782773 isoform X1, whose product MALITHHPQGSYAEFSSRLLSWNGSLNLEQCVTFVRIVGRAEHRTPLRSYICLSVGTPRLCGPRPNLLRVSSFKSSARIDDATGGVANGSKIPNYSVKLKDGDYRAETRKANNVPLCYASGANEDIAPSPAFQNLFKKWLELLRRQPVSQDVDGILEDLPSAEMSGTQQESKKKGSHEILQGVWFHFLRLNASVKIPLLIFVPMYLVVNVFYGAEVSRELTPLWVLGPLVTALYIRMFHWLCALYIFSFKQTAKLIRNSPTYYQTAHHHIIQGKLKEEFIACFLQSIIIIKNLDYKEGLPRKLIELREWVVEKYLDCLELAWPYYCKTTRFLKRANLI is encoded by the exons ATGGCCTTAATTACCCATCATCCTCAG GGTTCTTATGCAGAATTTTCATCAAGATTGTTGTCCTGGAATGGCTCGTTGAATTTAGAACAGTGTGTAACATTTGTTCGCATTGTTGGGAGAGCTGAACACCGAACACCATTGAGGAGCTATATTTGTTTAAG TGTAGGGACTCCTCGATTATGTGGACCAAGGCCTAATCTATTGAGAGTTTCGTCTTTCAAAAGCAGTGCTCGTATAGATGATGCGACCGGTGGGGTAGCCAATGGATCTAAGATTCCCAACTACTCTGTAAAGCTTAAAGATGGTGATTATCGCGCAGAAACTCGTAAGGCAAACAATGTTCCACTTTGCTATGCCTCTGGGGCAAATGAGGATATTGCTCCATCCCCTGCTTTTCAAAACTTGTTCAAGAAATGGTTGGAATTGTTGCGCAGACAACCTGTAAGTCAAGATGTGGATGGGATTCTGGAGGATCTGCCCTCGGCAGAGATGTCGGGCACTCAGCAAGAGTCCAAGAAAAAGGGAAGCCACGAGATTCTTCAAGGGGTTTGGTTCCACTTTCTGAGACTTAATGCATCAGTGAAGATACCTCTGCTAATATT TGTTCCTATGTACCTGGTGGTCAATGTGTTTTATGGGGCTGAAGTTTCAAGAGAATTGacccctctttgggttttgggGCCCTTAGTGACTGCCCTCTACATTAGGATGTTTCACTGGTTGTGTGCACTCTACATCTTCAGCTTTAAGCAGACGGCTAAATTAATTAGGAACTCCCCCACTTACTACCAGACTGCTCATCACCATATCATACAAGGGAAACTTAAAGAAGAGTTCATAGCTTGTTTCTTGCAATCTATAATCATCATTAAGAATCTAGACTACAAAGAAGGATTACCAAGAAAGCTCATAGAGTTAAGAGAGTGGGTTGTTGAGAAGTACCTTGACTGTTTGGAATTAGCTTGGCCATACTACTGCAAAACAACCAGGTTTTTGAAGAGAGCTAATCTGATTTAG